A window from Thermithiobacillus tepidarius DSM 3134 encodes these proteins:
- the purE gene encoding 5-(carboxyamino)imidazole ribonucleotide mutase, with product MDGKIVVGVVMGSNSDWEVMQHAARQLEDFGVPYEARVVSAHRTPDLLFEYAEQAEARGLACIIAGAGGAAHLPGMLAAKTGVPVLGVPVPSKYLKGMDSLLSIVQMPKGIPVATFAIGEAGAANAGLFAVAMLARQDGQLAERLRRFRARQEAAVKSMTLPEQP from the coding sequence ATGGACGGCAAGATAGTGGTGGGCGTGGTCATGGGCAGCAACAGCGACTGGGAAGTCATGCAGCATGCCGCCCGGCAGCTGGAGGACTTCGGCGTGCCCTACGAGGCCCGGGTGGTCTCGGCGCACCGGACGCCGGACCTGCTCTTCGAATATGCCGAACAGGCAGAGGCGCGCGGCCTGGCCTGCATCATCGCCGGCGCCGGCGGCGCGGCGCACCTGCCCGGCATGCTGGCGGCCAAGACCGGCGTGCCCGTGCTCGGCGTGCCGGTGCCCTCCAAATATCTCAAGGGCATGGACTCGCTGCTGTCGATCGTGCAGATGCCCAAGGGTATCCCGGTGGCGACTTTCGCCATCGGCGAGGCGGGCGCGGCCAATGCCGGCCTCTTCGCCGTGGCCATGCTCGCCCGCCAGGACGGCCAGCTCGCCGAGCGCCTGCGCCGTTTCCGCGCCCGCCAGGAGGCGGCGGTCAAGTCCATGACCCTGCCGGAACAACCGTGA
- a CDS encoding oxygen-binding di-iron domain-containing protein translates to MALELYNDGNHKCIAFTDLVQGDGIQSNQFLIVHNGEGMLLDPGGNLVYKDLLAEMAGYFLPARTRYVFASHEDPDIVASANGWLLITDARIVIAEEWARFIPHFCSKGLTEGRLIGIPPRGMELELGGLALKLVPAHFLHAVGNFQVYDPVSRILFSGDLGASLVDGAASGQPVADFDAHLPHMAAFHRRYMTNNKVCRLWAQMARQLDIDWIVPQHGASFRGPAMVARFVDWIEQLECGTDLLSAADYAVP, encoded by the coding sequence ATGGCACTCGAACTCTACAACGACGGCAATCACAAGTGCATCGCCTTCACGGACCTGGTGCAGGGCGACGGCATCCAGTCCAACCAGTTTCTCATCGTCCACAACGGCGAGGGCATGCTGCTCGACCCGGGCGGCAACCTGGTCTACAAGGACCTGCTGGCGGAGATGGCCGGCTATTTCCTGCCCGCCCGCACTCGCTACGTCTTCGCCTCCCACGAGGATCCGGACATCGTCGCCTCCGCCAACGGCTGGCTGCTGATCACCGACGCCCGGATCGTCATCGCCGAGGAATGGGCCCGCTTCATTCCCCATTTTTGCTCCAAAGGGCTGACCGAGGGCCGGCTCATCGGCATCCCGCCGCGGGGCATGGAACTGGAACTGGGCGGCCTGGCGCTCAAGCTGGTGCCGGCGCACTTTCTGCACGCGGTGGGCAACTTCCAGGTCTACGATCCGGTGAGCCGCATCCTCTTTTCCGGCGATCTGGGCGCATCGCTGGTGGACGGCGCCGCTTCCGGCCAGCCGGTCGCCGACTTCGACGCCCACCTGCCGCACATGGCCGCCTTCCATCGCCGCTACATGACCAACAACAAGGTCTGCCGCCTGTGGGCGCAGATGGCCCGGCAACTGGACATCGACTGGATCGTGCCGCAGCACGGTGCTTCCTTTCGCGGGCCGGCCATGGTGGCGCGCTTTGTCGACTGGATCGAACAGCTCGAATGCGGCACCGACCTGCTGAGCGCGGCCGATTACGCGGTGCCCTGA
- a CDS encoding roadblock/LC7 domain-containing protein has protein sequence MDKMQSMEQLLRSLESDDATIRGSALVSSDGICLLSTLPAPVDRQLLGVVAATILSFAGRLGAEFGQCEAEYALIGCCQGRSLFLPAGREGVLAVVLAREGDWQAVLARARREAAEVAVLLG, from the coding sequence ATGGACAAGATGCAAAGCATGGAACAGCTCCTGCGCAGCCTGGAGAGCGACGACGCCACGATCCGGGGCAGCGCGCTGGTCTCCAGCGACGGCATCTGCCTGCTGTCCACCCTGCCGGCGCCGGTGGACCGCCAGTTGCTGGGCGTGGTCGCCGCCACCATCCTGAGCTTCGCCGGCCGCCTCGGCGCCGAGTTCGGCCAGTGCGAGGCCGAATACGCCCTGATCGGCTGCTGCCAGGGGCGCAGCCTCTTCCTGCCGGCGGGCCGGGAGGGAGTGCTGGCGGTGGTGCTGGCGCGGGAAGGGGATTGGCAGGCGGTGTTGGCGCGGGCACGGCGGGAGGCGGCGGAGGTCGCGGTACTATTGGGGTGA
- a CDS encoding phosphoribosyltransferase: MPILFQDRRDAGRQLGSLIAPQVTAEAVFLGIPRGGVPIADELSRHCQRPVGLMAVRKLPIPDNPEMGFGAVGPSGVVALNTAVMAWAGISEAAAAAVRTAVLEEIRRRLAVYDHQPANLAGRSAWLVDDGLATGYTMLAAIRECHALHAASVQVAAPVCHAEARARVQQEAPVYCLHTDYGYSFAVASFYARFPDLEDNEVVQALATARAEARALPDMAP; the protein is encoded by the coding sequence ATGCCCATCCTGTTCCAGGACCGGCGCGACGCCGGTCGTCAGCTCGGCAGCCTGATCGCCCCCCAGGTGACGGCAGAGGCGGTGTTTCTGGGCATTCCGCGCGGCGGAGTGCCCATTGCCGACGAGCTGTCGCGTCATTGCCAGCGCCCCGTGGGCCTGATGGCGGTACGCAAGCTGCCCATCCCCGACAACCCGGAAATGGGCTTCGGCGCCGTCGGGCCGTCGGGGGTGGTTGCGCTCAATACGGCCGTCATGGCCTGGGCGGGCATCTCCGAAGCGGCGGCGGCCGCGGTCCGGACTGCGGTGCTGGAGGAGATCCGCCGCCGGCTGGCGGTCTACGATCACCAACCGGCGAACCTCGCCGGCAGGAGCGCATGGCTGGTGGACGATGGCTTGGCCACCGGCTACACCATGCTCGCCGCCATCCGCGAGTGCCACGCCCTGCATGCGGCGTCGGTCCAGGTCGCGGCACCGGTCTGTCATGCGGAGGCGCGGGCGCGGGTGCAGCAAGAGGCGCCGGTTTATTGTCTACACACTGACTACGGCTATTCCTTCGCCGTGGCGAGCTTCTACGCCCGCTTTCCCGATCTGGAGGACAACGAGGTCGTGCAGGCCCTGGCCACGGCTCGCGCCGAGGCGCGCGCGCTCCCGGACATGGCGCCATGA
- a CDS encoding archease, protein MNAQPPAYFEHEADIGIIGRGTSVEAAFEAAAYAMFAIMTEPATIRANQSVHLDFEENDVELALVTWLNGLLAEARGQGLVFGRFRLRRDGACWHGEAWGEPWRTDLERGTEVKGATLTMLSVRERDGLWEARCVVDV, encoded by the coding sequence ATGAACGCCCAGCCGCCCGCCTATTTCGAGCACGAGGCCGATATCGGCATCATCGGGCGCGGGACGAGCGTCGAGGCCGCCTTCGAAGCCGCCGCTTACGCCATGTTCGCCATCATGACCGAACCGGCGACCATCCGGGCGAACCAGTCGGTGCACCTGGACTTCGAGGAAAACGACGTGGAGCTGGCGCTGGTCACCTGGCTCAACGGTCTCCTGGCCGAAGCGCGCGGGCAGGGCCTGGTGTTCGGCCGCTTCCGGCTGCGGCGCGACGGCGCCTGCTGGCATGGCGAGGCCTGGGGCGAACCGTGGCGCACCGACCTGGAACGCGGCACCGAAGTGAAGGGAGCCACCCTGACCATGCTCTCGGTGCGCGAGCGGGACGGCCTCTGGGAGGCACGCTGCGTGGTGGACGTGTAA